From Populus trichocarpa isolate Nisqually-1 chromosome 19, P.trichocarpa_v4.1, whole genome shotgun sequence, a single genomic window includes:
- the LOC18108160 gene encoding probable terpene synthase 6 yields the protein MENTNQQNNSHRRADFPPSLWGCSFASFPFPQTEFESYSRQVEVLKENVKDMLTASKKDPVEHIEFINLSCRLGVSYHFDDEIENSLKQIFADLPKLLEKHDCDLYTLSLLFRVLRQHGFKMPCVVFDKFKDTNGEFKKTIINDVKGILGLYEASFLSVHGEQVLDEALVFTKANLESLAMQSSPRLADHIRNALIRPFHKGVPRIEARKYISFYEEDESRNDTLLKFAKIDFNRVQLIHRQELSILSRWWNDLNFAEEFPYARDRIVEVYVWANGVHFEPQYAFSRMMVTKYLKMISLVDDTYDAYASFEEIQHFTNAIERCSMNALDQLPADYMKVLYRAFLNLFNETENDMGKQGRSYASYYVKEELKELVRGYHTEAGWADKCHVPTFDEYVRNGLATSCYGAIMATSFLGMEEVAGGEEYEWLKSNPKILSAGKMIGRLMNDIMGHEDEQKRGDCASGVECYMKQYDVSEKKAIEEIQKMVANGWKDINEDCMRPTNAPMPLLQHIVNLARVTDVMYENDDAYTIPSSLKDYVALLYIEQVPCCVFYESVVFDKFKDTNGEFKKTIINDVKGILGLYEASFLSVHGEQVLDEALVFTKANLESLAMQSSPRLADHIRNALIRPFHKGVPRIEARKYISFYEEEWWNDLNFAEEFPYARDRIVEIYFWGNGVHFEPQYAFSRMMVTKYTKIVSLVDDTYDAYASFEEIKHFTNALVGLMQSSLMSL from the exons ATGGAAAACACCAATCAACAAAACAATTCTCATCGAAGGGCAGATTTCCCACCAAGCTTGTGGGGTTGTAGCTTCGCTTCATTTCCCTTCCCCCAAACG GAATTCGAGTCATACAGCCGACAAGTAGAAGTGTTGAAAGAAAATGTGAAGGACATGCTGACGGCTTCCAAAAAGGATCCAGTGGAACATATTGAATTCATTAATCTGTCATGTCGGCTTGGTGTGTCATATCATTTTGACGACGAGATTGAAAACAGCCTCAAACAAATTTTTGCTGACCTTCCTAAACTTCTTGAGAAGCATGACTGTGATCTCTACACTTTATCACTACTATTTCGAGTATTGAGACAGCATGGATTCAAAATGCCTTGCG TTGTGTTCGACAAGTTCAAGGACACCAATGGAGAGTTTAAGAAAACAATCATCAACGATGTTAAAGGCATCCTGGGCTTGTATGAAGCTTCATTTTTAAGTGTGCATGGGGAACAGGTACTGGATGAAGCCCTTGTTTTCACAAAGGCAAACCTGGAGTCTTTGGCTATGCAATCAAGCCCACGTCTAGCAGACCATATTAGGAATGCTTTGATCCGGCCCTTTCACAAAGGCGTACCAAGAATAGAGGCTAGAAAATACATCTCTTTCTACGAAGAAGATGAGTCTCGGAATGACACTCTACTCAAGTTTGCCAAGATAGATTTCAATCGAGTTCAGTTAATACATCGACAAGAGCTATCCATTCTCTCgag GTGGtggaatgatttaaattttgccGAGGAGTTTCCATATGCAAGAGATAGAATTGTAGAGGTCTATGTCTGGGCAAATGGAGTCCATTTCGAGCCTCAATATGCTTTCTCTCGGATGATGGTCacgaaatatttaaaaatgatatcaCTGGTAGATGATACATATGATGCATATGCATCTTTCGAAGAAATACAACATTTTACTAATGCAATTGAAAG ATGCAGCATGAATGCTCTTGATCAACTACCTGCCGATTACATGAAAGTTCTTTATAGAGCTTTTCTGAATCTTTTCAACGAAACTGAGAATGATATGGGAAAGCAAGGAAGATCCTATGCCTCATATTATGTGAAGGAGGAA CTTAAAGAATTGGTGAGAGGCTACCATACGGAGGCGGGGTGGGCAGATAAATGCCATGTCCCAACATTCGATGAGTATGTGCGCAATGGATTAGCCACAAGTTGTTATGGGGCAATTATGGCAACATCCTTCCTTGGAATGGAAGAAGTTGCAGGAGGGGAGGAGTATGAATGGCTAAAAAGTAATCCAAAAATTCTTTCTGCTGGAAAGATGATCGGTCGCTTGATGAATGACATAATGGGCCACGAG GATGAACAAAAGCGAGGAGACTGTGCATCCGGTGTTGAATGCTACATGAAACAATATGATGTATCGGAGAAGAAAGCAATTGAAGAGATACAAAAGATGGTCGCAAATGGATGGAAGGACATCAATGAAGATTGCATGAGGCCAACTAATGCTCCAATGCCTCTCCTTCAACATATTGTTAACCTTGCTCGAGTTACCGATGTTATGTATGAGAATGATGACGCCTACACAATTCCatcaagtttaaaagattatgtcGCTTTATTATATATTGAGCAAGTGCCGTGT TGTGTTTTTTATGAATCAGTTGTGTTCGACAAGTTCAAGGACACCAATGGAGAGTTTAAGAAAACAATCATCAACGATGTTAAAGGCATCCTGGGCTTGTATGAAGCTTCATTTTTAAGTGTGCATGGAGAACAGGTACTGGATGAAGCCCTTGTTTTCACAAAGGCAAACCTGGAGTCTTTGGCTATGCAATCAAGCCCACGTCTAGCAGACCATATTAGGAATGCTTTGATCCGGCCCTTTCACAAAGGCGTACCAAGAATAGAGGCTAGAAAATATATCTCTTTCTACGAAGAAGA GTGGtggaatgatttaaattttgctGAGGAGTTTCCTTATGCAAGAGATAGAATTGTAGAGATCTATTTCTGGGGAAATGGAGTCCATTTCGAGCCTCAATATGCTTTCTCTCGGATGATGGTCAcgaaatatacaaaaattgtATCACTGGTAGATGATACATATGATGCATATGCttcttttgaagaaataaaacattttactaaTGCATTAGTTGGCCTCATGCAATCTTCATTGATGTCCttgtga